In the Azospirillum humicireducens genome, CAGCGCGGTGTCCTTCAGCGTCAGCTGCCAGACATTGCCGAGGCCGGGCAGGGCGAAACGCAGGGTCTGCGGCACCAGCACTCGGCGCAGGATCAGCCAACGGCTCATCCCGCAGGCGCGCGCCGCCTCGATCTGGCCGAAGGGGACCGACTGCACCGCACCGCGGATCACCTCGGTCGAATAGGCACCGGAGATCAGGCCGACGGCCAGCACGCCGATGGTGAAGGCGTTCAGGTCGACCCGACCGTCATAGCCGAAGGCGGCGGCGATGGAGGTGGCGACGCTGCTGCCGCCGAAGAACAGCAGATAGATGACCAGCAGTTCGGGGATGCCGCGGACGACCGTGGTGTAGATGTCGGCCACCACGTTCAGCGCCATGGAATGGCTGAGCTTGGCCGAGGCGCCGAGCGACCCGACGAGGATGCCGAAGGCGAAGGCCGACACGGCGACCGCGACCGTCATCGCGGTTCCCATCAGAAGCTGTCCGCCCCAGCCGTTGGGACCGAAGGAAAGGAGTTCCAGCATTGGCACGCCCGGTAAGGCCCGCCGGGCGCGGCGCGGAAGGCCGGCCGTACGGGGTCAGCTAACGGCGATCGGGGAACGAACGGCGCCCGGTTGCCGCGAAGGCCGCCGGGCGCCGCTCCGATCAGACGGACGGATTGGAGATCCGTCTCACTCGATCCCCTTACTTGGGGGAGATGTCGTAGCCGAAATGCTGCGTGCTCAGCTTCTTGACGGTGCCGTCCTTCAGGGCCTCGGCAATGGCCTTGTCGAACATCGCCTTCAGGTCGGCGGTGTCCTTGCGCAGGCCGACGCCCATGCCCTCGCCGATCACGCCGCCGATGAAGTTCGGGCCGACGACGACCATCTTGCCGGGCGTTGCCTTCAGCACCGCCTCGACCACCGAACGGTCGCCGAACATGGCGTCGACGCGGCCGGAGTTCAGGTCGATGCCGGCATTGTCGATCTTGTCGTAGGTGCGCATGGTCACCTTCGACAGATGCTTGTCCATGAAGTCGGCCTGGATGGTCGACACCTGGACGCCGACGGACTTGCCCTTCAGCGCCTCGGCCAGCTTGTCCAGCACCGGCTTGGCCTTGGCCTGGTCGTTCAGGTCGATGCGGTCGGCGCCGAGATTCAGCGCCTTGGCCAGCGGCGAGCCGGTCGGCACGGCGAAGACCGACGGCTCGGTGCCGTAGGGGGCCGAGAAGTCGATGACCTTCTTGCGCTCGCCGGTGATGGTCATCGCCGACATGATGGCGTCGTACTTGCCCTGCTGCAGGGCCGGGATGATGCCGTCCCAGTCCTGGGCGACGAACTCGCAGGTGACCTTCATGCGCTTGCACAGGTCGTTGGCGAGGTCGACCTCGAAGCCGATCAGCTTGCCCGAGGTGTCGGTGGCGTTCCACGGAGGATAGGCGCCCTCGCTGCCGATGCGGACCGTCTTCCACTCCTTGGCACCGGCGGCGCCCGCCGCGGCCACAGCCATCATGGCGCCCAGCGCCAGGGCCGAAACGATCTTCTTCAACGCACACACTCCTCTGTTCGGTTCGCCCGTTCTTCCGCCCTTGTCGGGGGCCGGGCTGTTTCTGACGGTCCGGTCCTGCCCTCTGCCTCGTCCCCTCACGCCGCGCCGGACAGATGGCGCGAGAGGAACTGCCGCACCCGGTCCGAGTCGGGATCGGTCAGCACCTTGTCGGGTGACCCCTCCTCCTCGATCCGCCCCTGATGCAGGAAAACCACCTTGGACGCCACTTCGCGGGCGAAGCCCATCTCGTGCGTCACCAGGATCATCGTGTTGCCTTCGTCCGCCAGCTGGCGGATGACGCGCAGCACCTCGCCCACCAGCTCGGGGTCGAGCGCCGAGGTCGGCTCGTCGAACAGCATCACCTTCGGCTGCATGGCGAGCGCCCGCGCGATGGCCGCGCGCTGCTGCTGCCCGCCGGAGAGCTGGACCGGGTAGCTGTCGGCCTTGGCCAGGATGCCGACCTTGTCCAGGAGCCCGCGGGCGCGGTCGACGGCTTCGGCCTTCGGCACGCCCAGCACATGCACCGGCGCCTCGATCACATTCTCCAGGATGGTCATGTGGGTCCAGAGGTTGAAGCTCTGGAACACCATGCCGAGGCTGGTGCGGATGCGTTCCACCTGACGGGTGTCGGCGGGGACGGTGGCGCCGCCGCGCGTCTTCTTCAGCGCGATGGCCTCGCCGCCGATGACGACGCGCCCGTCGTCCGGGATCTCCAACATGTTGATGCAGCGCAGCAGCGTGCTCTTGCCCGAACCGGAGGAGCCGATCAGCGTGATCACGTCGCCTTCGCGCGCGGTCAGCGACACGCCCTTCAGCACCTCCAGCTCGCCGAACCGCTTGTGCAAATCCTCCACGACGACGGCGGCGGGTGCGGAGTCGCTGACGGGCGGATGGCGATGCATGCGTGGGAACCGGCAGGGTTGTGGGGGCTGGTTATGGTCTGACCATTGCGGCATAGGCTAGACCGGCGCGCAGGCGTTCCGCAACGCGGATTTCACACACCGCGCACGTTGTGCCGCTTGTGTCCGAAATTGATGCGTCACCACAACAAAAGTACCAGGATCTGCGGCCCCAGGATGCGCAGGCACATCGCCAGCGGATAGACCGTGGCATAGGCGAGCGCCGGAGCCTCCGACGCGACCAGCGCGTTGGCGTAGGCCAGCCCCGGCGGGTTGGTCTGGGCGCCGGCCAGCACGCCGCAGATGGTCAGGAAGTTCAGCTTCATCAGCCCGCGCGCGATCAGCCCGGTCAGCAGCAGCGGCACCAGCGTCACCAGCACGCCCCACATCATCCAGGGCCATCCGGCGCCGCTGGCCAGCGTGGCGACGAAGCGGTCGCCCGACGCGATGCCCAGCACGGCCAGGAACAGGACGATGCCGATCTCGCGCAGCGCCAGGTTGGCGGCCGGCGGCATGAACCACACCAGCGGCCCGACATGGCCGACGCGGCCCAGGATCAGCGCCACGATCAGCGGCCCGCCGGCCAGACCCAGGCGCAGCGGCGCCGGCATCCCCGGCAGGAAGATCGGGATGGCACCCAGTGCCGCACCCAGCGCGATGCCCAGGAACAGCGGGATCATCTCCACCTGCTGCAGCTTGCGGGCGGAGTTGCCGAAGACCTGCCCGACGGCGGCGAGGCTTTCGGGCCGGCCGATCACCGTCAGGATGTCACCGAACTGCAGCTTCAGCGCCTGGGTCGGCACCAGTTCCACGCCCGACCGGTTGACGCGGCTGACCACCACGTCATGGGCCTCCTGCAGGTTCAGGGCGGCGATCGACTTGCCCAGCACGCCGTTGTTGGTGACGACGATGCGCTCCCATTTCAGGTCGGTGCCCTTGGTGGTCAGCGGCCGTTCGAACTCCTGCCCCAGCAGCGCCCGCACCTGCTCCAGCTTCTGCCTCGGCCCGACCACATGCAGCACGTCGCCCAGCTTCAGGCGGGTGTCGTCATGCGGGACGCAGAGCTTGCCGTCGCACAGCAGGCGCGAGGCGACCACCCCCTGGCCGCACAGCAGGTCGATGGAGCCAAGCGTCTTGCCCGCCAGCTCCGGGTTGCGCACGGCCAGATCCATCGTCTCCAGCTTGGACACCTCGGCGCGGCGGCATTCCTCGAACCGGGCGGCCTCCGCCTCCGGGTCGATGCGGAACAGGATGCGGACGGCGGCCATCGCCAGCAGGTTGCCGGCGATGCCGAACGGGTAGGTGACGGCGAAGGCAAGGCCGGGCAGGGCCATCACCGCCGCGTCGGCTCCGACTTCCGTCAGGACCTGCTGGGTGGCGGCGAGCGCCGGGGCATTGGTCACCGCACCGGCGAACACCCCCAGCGAGGACCCCAGCGACAGCGACCCCGAGGAGACCAGCGCCGCGGTCAGCAGGATGCTCGATCCGACCATCAGCAGAGCCAGCCCGTTCAGCGCCAGCCCGGTGCGGCGCAACGCCGCGAAGAAGCCGGGGCCGACCTGGATGCCGATGGTGTAGACGAACAGGATCAACCCGAAGTCGCGGATGAAGTCCATCATCTCCGGATTGAAGGCGATGCC is a window encoding:
- a CDS encoding ABC transporter permease — translated: MLELLSFGPNGWGGQLLMGTAMTVAVAVSAFAFGILVGSLGASAKLSHSMALNVVADIYTTVVRGIPELLVIYLLFFGGSSVATSIAAAFGYDGRVDLNAFTIGVLAVGLISGAYSTEVIRGAVQSVPFGQIEAARACGMSRWLILRRVLVPQTLRFALPGLGNVWQLTLKDTALVSVTALAELMRVTHLAAGATRQPFLFYGTAAVLYLLLTTVSTALFNRAEISANRGVRRA
- a CDS encoding lysine/arginine/ornithine ABC transporter substrate-binding protein, which gives rise to MCALKKIVSALALGAMMAVAAAGAAGAKEWKTVRIGSEGAYPPWNATDTSGKLIGFEVDLANDLCKRMKVTCEFVAQDWDGIIPALQQGKYDAIMSAMTITGERKKVIDFSAPYGTEPSVFAVPTGSPLAKALNLGADRIDLNDQAKAKPVLDKLAEALKGKSVGVQVSTIQADFMDKHLSKVTMRTYDKIDNAGIDLNSGRVDAMFGDRSVVEAVLKATPGKMVVVGPNFIGGVIGEGMGVGLRKDTADLKAMFDKAIAEALKDGTVKKLSTQHFGYDISPK
- a CDS encoding ABC transporter ATP-binding protein yields the protein MHRHPPVSDSAPAAVVVEDLHKRFGELEVLKGVSLTAREGDVITLIGSSGSGKSTLLRCINMLEIPDDGRVVIGGEAIALKKTRGGATVPADTRQVERIRTSLGMVFQSFNLWTHMTILENVIEAPVHVLGVPKAEAVDRARGLLDKVGILAKADSYPVQLSGGQQQRAAIARALAMQPKVMLFDEPTSALDPELVGEVLRVIRQLADEGNTMILVTHEMGFAREVASKVVFLHQGRIEEEGSPDKVLTDPDSDRVRQFLSRHLSGAA
- a CDS encoding putative transporter, which codes for MSALTSAFADILQAMPPIARVVLMLGLVSAAGVALGHIKIRGVGLGIGGVLFSGIAGGHIAKQAGIAFNPEMMDFIRDFGLILFVYTIGIQVGPGFFAALRRTGLALNGLALLMVGSSILLTAALVSSGSLSLGSSLGVFAGAVTNAPALAATQQVLTEVGADAAVMALPGLAFAVTYPFGIAGNLLAMAAVRILFRIDPEAEAARFEECRRAEVSKLETMDLAVRNPELAGKTLGSIDLLCGQGVVASRLLCDGKLCVPHDDTRLKLGDVLHVVGPRQKLEQVRALLGQEFERPLTTKGTDLKWERIVVTNNGVLGKSIAALNLQEAHDVVVSRVNRSGVELVPTQALKLQFGDILTVIGRPESLAAVGQVFGNSARKLQQVEMIPLFLGIALGAALGAIPIFLPGMPAPLRLGLAGGPLIVALILGRVGHVGPLVWFMPPAANLALREIGIVLFLAVLGIASGDRFVATLASGAGWPWMMWGVLVTLVPLLLTGLIARGLMKLNFLTICGVLAGAQTNPPGLAYANALVASEAPALAYATVYPLAMCLRILGPQILVLLLW